The following proteins come from a genomic window of Dreissena polymorpha isolate Duluth1 chromosome 1, UMN_Dpol_1.0, whole genome shotgun sequence:
- the LOC127853403 gene encoding sodium/calcium exchanger regulatory protein 1-like, which produces MADFAAGTWTLVDTKNFEEYLKAVGVGMVMRKMAAAIKPTQVIEVTGNSWVIKTLTTLKNTVLEFVLGQEFDEVTGDGRKCKTTFTLEGKKLTQVQKGTPDSVITREWDGDSMIMILSTDDAVCTRTYKRAT; this is translated from the exons ATGGCGGATTTTGCAGCTGGGACTTGGACGCTCGTGGATACGAAAAACTTCGAAGAGTACTTGAAAGCTGTCG GTGTCGGCATGGTGATGCGCAAAATGGCGGCCGCTATCAAGCCGACACAGGTGATCGAGGTGACCGGAAATAGCTGGGTGATCAAGACGCTGACCACCCTCAAGAACACGGTGCTGGAGTTCGTCCTAGGCCAGGAGTTCGACGAGGTCACAGGCGACGGCAGGAAATGCAAG ACAACATTTACACTAGAGGGTAAAAAACTGACACAAGTTCAGAAAGGAACACCCGACTCAGTTATAACGCGCGAGTGGGACGGCGACAGCATGATCATG attttgTCTACCGACGACGCCGTGTGCACGAGAACATACAAGCGTGCGACGTAA